The following coding sequences are from one Numenius arquata chromosome 29, bNumArq3.hap1.1, whole genome shotgun sequence window:
- the LOC141476330 gene encoding twist-related protein 2-like has protein sequence MKEESMCPDSPEGSLVTSEEEGERLHKKCLRKRGQGGKPAEECGAPSPQGKRSKRSPVPQSFEDVHTQRVIANVRERQRTQSLNDAFAELRKIIPTLPSDKLSKIQTLKLAARYIDFLYQVLQSDELDHKITSCNYLAHERLSYAFSVWRMEGAWSMSASH, from the coding sequence ATGAAGGAGGAAAGCATGTGCCCGGACTCCCCTGAAGGCAGCCTGGTCACCAGCGAGGAGGAAGGCGAGCGGCTGCACAAGAAATGCCTCCGCAAGCGGGGCCAGGGGGGCAAGCCGGCCGAGGAGTGCGGGGCCCCCTCGCCGCAGGGCAAGCGCAGCAAGCGCAGCCCTGTCCCGCAGTCCTTCGAGGACGTGCACACGCAGCGCGTGATCGCCAACGTGCGGGAGCGGCAGCGGACCCAGTCGCTCAACGACGCCTTCGCCGAGCTGCGGAAGATCATCCCCACGCTGCCCTCCGACAAGCTGAGCAAGATCCAGACCCTCAAGCTGGCCGCCCGCTACATAGACTTCTTGTACCAGGTCCTGCAGAGCGATGAGCTGGACCACAAGATCACCAGCTGCAACTACCTGGCCCACGAGAGGCTCAGCTACGCCTTCTCCGTCTGGAGGATGGAAGGGGCTTGGTCCATGTCCGCATCCCACTGA
- the HDAC7 gene encoding histone deacetylase 7, translating into MDLRIGQRVVKPGSDTTLLALKHTQQLQHQLFLASLHQQQVEQLAHQHVRVTMESPHRDAEPGQQEQELRQILNKDKSKRSAVASTVVKQKLAEVILKKQQAALERTSNPNPSAMPYRSLEPLDPEGPSPPVLSTFLPPVPSTSLDPPEHFPLRKTASEPNLKVRCKPRKCLDRRKNPLMRKESAPPSLKRRPPDAIDSSPSSSSTPVSGCSSPNDSLPAEHGALPAASGMAHEGEADRRPLSSLAHRVPVLNGPVLAGTHSPMFIPAGLEQHEAGSPLSPRLQPVIILEPSVTHTPLVAVPGLGTVPFSFAPSLISAERLSLPGHHKPLGRTRSEPLPQNPKAIQQQLVYQQHHTQFLERLKQQTHLGKRMAKSSEKPRLRQIPSSEDMEAEGTLPEAGAEGSDPVRARVEPTRPGSSVKEPERTQKMMQPQEELVLQQAYLWDSYQRVQQQLLKRQPLADSPMVPTIHAGHRPLSRAQSSPATATVSLPAQDTASKTLSLSVQEQPAKPHFTTGLVYDSVMLKHQCSCGDNSNHPEHAGRIQSIWSRLQERGLRSQCECLRGRKATLEELQCVHTERHVFLYGTNPLNRLKLDNGKLAGILSQRMFVMLPCGGVGVDSDTIWNELHSSNAARWAAGSVTELAFKVATRELKNGFAVVRPPGHHADPSTAMGFCFFNSVAIAARQLQQKGKLGKILIVDWDVHHGNGTQQIFYRDPDVLYISLHRHDDGNFFPGSGAADEVGAGPGEGFNVNVAWTGGLDPPMGDPEYLAAFRTVVMPIAHEFAPDVVLVSAGFDAADGHPPPLGGYKVSAKCFGYMTKQLMSLAGGAIVLALEGGHDLTAICDASEACVSALLGNELDPLPEESMRQKPNPNAVRSLETVVQVQSKYWVAVQRFASKLGCSFLEAQHHEAEEVETVTALASLSVAVMVEKRPQDEPMEEEEPMNQ; encoded by the exons ATGGACCTACGGATCGGGCAGCGCGTCGTCAAGCCCGGCTCTGACACCACTTTGCTGGCCCTGAAGCACacgcagcagctccagcaccagctCTTCCTTGCCAGCCTGCACCAGCAGCAAGTGGAGCAGCTCGCCCACCAGCACGTGAGG GTGACCATGGAGTCCCCGCACCGTGACGCTGAGCCCGGGCAACAGGAACAGGAACTGCGGCAGATCCTCAACAAGGACAAGAGCAAGCGAA GTGCTGTGGCCAGCACAGTGGTGAAGCAGAAGCTGGCTGAGGTCATCctgaagaagcagcaggcagCTTTGGAGAGGACCAGCAACCCCAACCCCTCAGCCATGCCGTACAG GTCTCTGGAGCCTCTGGATCCTGAGGGCCCTTCCCCTCCTGTGCTCAGCACCTTCCTGCCCCCCGTCCCCAGCACTTCTCTTGACCCCCCGGAGCATTTCCCACTGCGGAAGACAG CGTCTGAGCCCAACCTGAAGGTGCGGTGCAAGCCCAGGAAGTGCCTTGACCGACGCAAGAACCCCCTGATGCGGAAGGAGAGCGCTCCCCCCTCGCTGAAGAGACGGCCGCCTGACGCCATCG ACTCCTCCCCGAGCAGTAGCAGCACCCCCGTGTCCGGCTGCAGCTCTCCCAATGACAGCCTCCCCGCCGAGCACGgagccctccccgccgcctccgGCATGGCCCACGAG ggagAGGCCGATCGCCGCCCCCTCTCCAGCCTGGCACACCGGGTGCCCGTGCTGAATGGGCCTGTCCTTGCGGGCACACACTCGCCCATGTTCATACCGGCTGGCTTGGAGCAGCATGAGGCTGGGAGCCCCTTATCCCCTCGGCTCCAGCCCGTCATCATCCTCGAGCCCTCGGTCACCCACACTCCACTGGTGGCGG tgccaGGCCTAGGGACGGTCCCCTTCTCCTTCGCCCCCTCGCTCATCTCTGCAGAGCGCCTGTCGCTCCCAGGCCACCATAAACCGCTGGGCAGGACCCGCTCGGAGCCCCTGCCCCAGAACCCCAAGGCCATCCAGCAGCAACTGGTGTACCAGCAGCATCACACCCAGTTCCTGGAGAGACTCAAGCAGCAGACGCATCTGGGCAAG CGCATGGCTAAATCCAGTGAGAAGCCCCGTCTGCGGCAGATCCCCTCCTCGGAGGACATGGAGGCCGAGGGGACACTCCCGGAGGCTGGGGCTGAGGGCAGTGACCCAGTGAGGGCACGCGTGGAGCCCACACGGCCGGGGAGCAGCGTGAAGGAGCCTGAGAGGACGCAGAAAATGATGCAGCCTCAAGAGGAGCTTGTCCTACAGCAG GCCTATCTCTGGGATTCCTACCAGcgtgtgcagcagcagctcctcaagCGACAGCCCTTGGCCGACTCCCCCATGGTCCCCACCATCCACGCAGGGCACAGGCCCCTCTCCAGGGCCCAGTCATCTCCTGCCACCGCCACCGTCTCCCTTCCTGCCCAGGATACGGCCTCCAAGACGCTGTCCCTGTCTGTGCAGGAGCAGCCAGCCAAGCCGCACTTCACAACCG GGCTGGTTTACGACTCGGTGATGCTCAAACACCAGTGCTCCTGCGGTGACAACAGCAACCACCCTGAGCACGCGGGCAGGATCCAGAGCATCTGGTCCCGTCTGCAGGAGAGGGGGCTGCGCAGCCAGTGCGAG TGTCTGCGGGGACGCAAGGCCACGCTGGAGGAGCTGCAGTGTGTCCACACCGAGCGCCATGTCTTCCTCTATGGCACCAACCCCCTCAACCGCCTGAAACTGGACAACGGGAAGCTGGCAG GGATCCTGTCGCAGCGGATGTTTGTCATGCTGCCCTGCGGAGGGGTGGGG GTCGACAGCGATACCATCTGGAACGAGCTGCATTCCTCCAACGCAGCCCGCTGGGCCGCGGGCAGCGTCACCGAGCTCGCCTTCAAGGTGGCCACCAGGGAGCTGAAG AACGGCTTCGCTGTGGTGCGGCCGCCTGGACACCATGCAGATCCTTCCACTGCCAT GGGATTCTGCTTCTTTAACTCGGTGGCCATTGCcgccaggcagctgcagcagaaaggGAAACTCGGCAAGATCCTCATTGTGGACTGG GATGTTCACCACGGCAACGGGACTCAGCAGATCTTCTACAGAGACCCCGATGTTCTCTACATCTCTTTGCATCGTCACGATGATGGCAACTTCTTCCCCGGCAGCGGGGCCGCCGACGAG GTTGGTGCTGGCCCCGGTGAAGGATTTAATGTCAACGTAGCCTGGACTGGAGGGCTCGACCCCCCCATGGGTGACCCTGAGTATCTGGCTGCTTTCAG GACGGTGGTGATGCCAATTGCCCACGAATTCGCCCCTGATGTGGTGCTGGTGTCGGCCGGCTTCGATGCAGCCGATGGCCACCCGCCACCCCTGGGTGGCTACAAAGTCTCTGCTAAAT GCTTTGGCTACATGACCAAGCAGCTGATGAGCCTGGCTGGCGGAGCCATCGTCCTCGCGCTGGAAGGTGGCCATGACCTTACGGCCATCTGCGACGCGTCGGAGGCCTGCGTGTCAGCCTTGCTGGGCAACgag CTGGACCCTCTCCCAGAAGAAAGCATGAGGCAGAAACCAAACCCCAATGCTGTGCGCTCCTTGGAAACAGTCGTCCAGGTCCAGA GTAAATACTGGGTGGCCGTGCAGCGCTTTGCCTCCAAACTGGGCTGCTCCTTCTTGGAGGCCCAGCACCACGAGGCAGAAGAGGTGGAGACGGTCACAGCCTTGGCCTCCCTCTCGGTGGCCGTGATGGTGGAGAAGAG GCCACAAGACGAGccgatggaggaggaggagcccatGAACCAGTGA